The proteins below are encoded in one region of Belonocnema kinseyi isolate 2016_QV_RU_SX_M_011 chromosome 5, B_treatae_v1, whole genome shotgun sequence:
- the LOC117173352 gene encoding uncharacterized protein LOC117173352, producing the protein MRVLLALQLISHSVAEGLRYYKSRIDELKDCGSTANFCDIFNFGFDALNRTTRETGIRLDSEDFKILQLLLDWLDAWEQRVLDGTLEKKDFLTESTAHGLRVTLHSTIELSHYLLEKCKFDYVLTGKINQDSLEVRLVTIQR; encoded by the exons ATGCGAGTGCTTCTTGCTCTTCAG CTAATTAGCCATTCAGTAGCAGAAGGTCTAAGATATTATAAGAGCCGAATTGACGAACTGAAGGACTGTGGATCGACTGCCAACTTCTGCGATATATTCAACTTTGGATTTGACGCATTAAACAGAACTACACGAGAAACAGGAATACGACTTGATAGTGAGGATTTTAAG ATATTGCAGTTACTCTTGGACTGGCTAGATGCATGGGAACAGAGGGTCTTGGATGGTACCTTagagaaaaaggattttttaacagaaagcacTGCTCATGGACTGAGGGTTACTTTACACTCTACTATAGAATTATCGCACTATTTGTTGGAAAAGTGTAAATTTGACTACGTCCTCACAGGAAAAATTAACCAAGATTCACTAGAGGTTCGCTTAGTAACTATTCAACGATGA